Proteins encoded by one window of Actinocorallia herbida:
- a CDS encoding Rossmann-like and DUF2520 domain-containing protein: MEMPSQRPGRLKVGVVGAGRVGTVLAAALQRAGHPVAAASAVSSRPRAEAILPGVPFLAPQEVVGAADLVLLTVPDDELAGLAAGIVAAGVPVQGKLFAHASGRHGAGVLDPLTREGGLPLALHPVMTFTGRPDDLARLAGISFGVTAPGPLRPIAEALVFEMGAEPVWIEEENRTLYHAALAAGANHLVTLVVEASGLLGKAGVAEPGRMLGPLLGAALDNALRLGGQGLTGPVARGDAGTVADHVAALAKAEPDAIAAYLALARRTADLALDAGLLKPEDAERLLGALSDPRRTEGPR, encoded by the coding sequence ATGGAAATGCCTTCTCAGCGACCCGGCAGGCTCAAGGTCGGGGTCGTCGGCGCGGGCCGTGTCGGCACCGTGCTGGCCGCGGCTCTGCAGCGTGCCGGGCACCCCGTCGCCGCCGCGTCGGCGGTCTCGTCGCGCCCGCGCGCCGAAGCGATCCTGCCCGGGGTGCCGTTCCTCGCGCCCCAGGAGGTCGTCGGGGCCGCGGACCTTGTGCTGCTGACCGTCCCGGACGACGAGCTCGCCGGGCTCGCCGCGGGGATCGTCGCCGCCGGAGTTCCCGTGCAAGGCAAGTTGTTCGCTCACGCCAGCGGACGGCACGGCGCAGGCGTCCTCGACCCTTTGACGCGTGAGGGCGGGCTGCCCTTGGCGCTGCACCCCGTCATGACCTTCACCGGCCGCCCCGATGATCTGGCCCGCCTCGCCGGGATCTCCTTCGGCGTCACCGCTCCGGGGCCGCTCCGCCCGATCGCCGAGGCCCTGGTCTTCGAGATGGGCGCCGAGCCCGTGTGGATCGAGGAGGAGAACCGCACCCTGTACCACGCGGCCCTCGCCGCGGGCGCGAACCACCTGGTCACGCTGGTCGTGGAGGCGTCCGGGCTGCTGGGCAAGGCGGGGGTCGCCGAACCCGGCAGGATGCTCGGCCCGCTGCTGGGCGCCGCCCTCGACAACGCCCTGCGCCTCGGCGGCCAGGGGCTGACGGGGCCGGTCGCGCGCGGGGACGCGGGCACGGTCGCCGATCACGTGGCCGCGCTGGCGAAGGCCGAGCCCGACGCCATCGCCGCCTATCTGGCCCTCGCCCGGCGCACGGCCGACCTGGCCCTGGACGCCGGACTGCTCAAGCCGGAGGACGCCGAGCGGCTGCTCGGCGCGCTGTCGGACCCCCGCCGAACGGAAGGACCCCGATGA
- a CDS encoding SAM-dependent methyltransferase: MFAEAVARLLATVDTALGGPARLDFVDMGAGDGALAEGVLAALPEELRARVRATAVEVAPRPSRTVPGLVWATEPPARITGLVVANEWLDNVPLDLAVRTPEGPRLVLVDGSGREGTGREPDPADLAWLVRWWPDSRWPEGERAEIGRTRDVAWAGLVDRLDAGLAVAADYAHDAETRRPTLTGYRDGLAVAPVPDGTCDITAHVALDSAAEAAVRAAVEQAVSPGARPTGETAVKAASRGVAEAGSVPATAFPRLPLVTVRTTQRAALRALGVTGARPPRELAVADPRAYLRSLTRAGESAELTDPGGLGGFGWLMQSRGVRLDGFAEAEPRATAAHGLTG, encoded by the coding sequence GTGTTCGCGGAGGCGGTCGCGAGGCTTCTCGCGACGGTCGACACGGCACTCGGCGGGCCCGCCCGGCTCGACTTCGTCGACATGGGGGCGGGCGACGGGGCGCTGGCCGAAGGGGTGCTCGCCGCCTTGCCGGAAGAGCTGCGCGCGAGGGTGCGGGCGACCGCCGTCGAGGTGGCGCCCCGGCCGTCGCGGACGGTGCCGGGCCTGGTCTGGGCGACCGAGCCGCCCGCGCGGATCACCGGGCTCGTGGTCGCCAACGAGTGGCTCGACAACGTGCCGCTCGACCTCGCGGTGCGCACCCCGGAGGGGCCCCGGCTCGTGCTCGTCGACGGTTCGGGACGCGAGGGGACGGGCCGGGAACCGGATCCGGCGGACCTCGCGTGGCTGGTCCGGTGGTGGCCGGACTCGCGGTGGCCCGAAGGGGAGCGCGCCGAGATCGGGCGTACCCGGGACGTCGCCTGGGCGGGGCTGGTCGACCGGCTGGACGCGGGCCTCGCCGTCGCCGCGGACTACGCCCACGACGCGGAGACGCGGCGGCCCACCTTGACCGGGTACCGCGACGGACTCGCCGTCGCGCCCGTCCCGGACGGCACCTGCGACATCACCGCACATGTCGCCCTCGACTCGGCGGCCGAGGCCGCGGTGCGGGCCGCGGTGGAGCAGGCCGTCTCGCCGGGCGCCAGGCCGACCGGCGAGACGGCCGTGAAGGCCGCTTCGCGGGGCGTCGCGGAGGCAGGGAGCGTGCCCGCGACGGCCTTCCCGAGACTCCCCCTGGTGACGGTCCGCACCACCCAGCGCGCGGCGCTGCGCGCTCTCGGCGTGACCGGCGCCCGGCCGCCGCGGGAGCTCGCGGTGGCCGATCCCCGCGCCTACCTGCGGAGCTTGACGCGGGCCGGGGAGTCCGCCGAACTGACCGATCCCGGAGGGCTCGGCGGGTTCGGCTGGCTGATGCAATCCAGGGGGGTGCGCCTCGACGGGTTCGCGGAGGCCGAACCCAGGGCGACCGCCGCCCACGGCCTGACCGGGTGA